In Actinomycetes bacterium, the genomic stretch ACGCCGCCGAGCTCGCGACCTCTGGCGGCTGAGCGGATGGTTCCGCGGGTCGTGCGGACGGGCAGACTGGACGACGTGACGGCGACGACGCCCCAGACGGGGGCTCACGAGGCCGGTGACGCGGCCCGGCGTCGCCGGGTCCGGCGCCGTCGCCTCGTCGCCCTCGGTGTCGTGGCCGTGCTCGCCCTCGGGTGGCTGTGGCTGGCCAGCGTGCCCACGCGGATCTGGTGGACCGCCCGCCAGGACCAGCGGCCGCGCTCCGACGTGCTCGTCGTCCTGGGCGCCAGCCAGTACAACGGCCGCCCCTCCCCGGTGCTGCAGGCGCGGCTGGAGCACGCGCTGGTCCTCTACCGCGACGGGGTGGCCCCGCACGTGATCACCGTGGGCGGCAAGCGGCCGGGGGACAACTACACCGAGGCCGCCTCGGGCAAGGACTGGCTGGTCGCGCGCGGCGTACCGGCGTCGTCGGTCGTGGCCGTGCAGTCCGGCAGCGACACGTGGAACAGCATGCAGGCGGTGGCCACCGAGATGCGCCGGCACGACTGGCGCAGCGCGGTGATCGTGACCGACCCCTGGCACTCCTTCCGCTCCCGGGAGATGGCCCGCCACCTGGGGCTGACGGTGGCGACCTCGCCGACGCGCACCGGCCCG encodes the following:
- a CDS encoding YdcF family protein; translation: MTATTPQTGAHEAGDAARRRRVRRRRLVALGVVAVLALGWLWLASVPTRIWWTARQDQRPRSDVLVVLGASQYNGRPSPVLQARLEHALVLYRDGVAPHVITVGGKRPGDNYTEAASGKDWLVARGVPASSVVAVQSGSDTWNSMQAVATEMRRHDWRSAVIVTDPWHSFRSREMARHLGLTVATSPTRTGPIVQQRGTEVHYIVRETGAYLSWLWHDRR